The Paenibacillus swuensis genome contains the following window.
CGACAAATCCTCCGGGACACTCAAGCCCGCCTGACGCACGGCATCCAGCAACCGAACCGCCAGCTCGTCGTTGTAACACACGAACGCGGTTGGACGATTCTCCCCGGTCAGCATGGCCAGAGCTCGTTCAAACGGCTTCGCTCCTTTCTCCCCGCTGCTATAATGAACAACGCGCGCAGGAGGCACAGCCATGCCCCGTTGCGTAAAAGCTCGAATGAATCCCCGCAGGCGATGAACCCCTTGCAAATCATCTGTTTTGAAAAAACCGGCAATTTCCGTATGTCCCAGTTCCATCAAATGCTCCGCCGCCATGTACCCTCCCGCTTCGTCATCCGTCTTCACGCATGGACACTGAAGCTCCGGGTAGCGTTCATTAATCATGACATAGGGAATACCGTGGTAATCCAGGGACAGATAGTAGTTCAGATTCGGATTCCCCTGCGCGCTCTTCGTCGGCTCAATAATCAGTCCCTTTAGCGGCCTCCCCAGCATCATGCGCAAATTATCCTGCTCCCGCTCCTTATCCTGATCCGTGCTGGACAAGAGCATGCCGTAGCCTTTACCCCGCAATGTCGCCTCCGCTCCCCGAACAATATGCGGAAAGATGTAATCCGAAATATGCGTAGTCACCATCCCCACCGTCGGTTGCTCCTCGTATACCCGTGTCTTAGGCTCCTTGACGAAAGTGCCTTTCCCCTGAATCCGGTAGAGCCATCCCTCCTGCTCCAGTTCCCCCAAGGTTTGACGCACCGTCTGCCGGCTCATGCCAAAGCGCCCCGCAATTTCATTCTCTGACGGCATCTGCTCGTTAGCGGTTATTTGCCCCGTGTGGAGCCAGTTCAACATTTCTTTTTTTAATATCAAGTATTTCGGTAAAGCCTTTTCTGGATCCCGTTCCTGATCTTTATCTTTCATCGTGCACGCACCTCTGAGGCTAATCCCGCCATTTTTCGCTCATTATATCACAACTTGTATGTACATGTTAGCTGTCTGCCGTCAAACTATAAAGAAGTAAGTGGAAACTTTGATAAATAAAAAAAGACAGCCCCTGCAAAGCTAGATACTCTCCAAGGGGCATATCTGTTTATTTGTCAAAATAGAGTCCCAGATCGTCCAGCATGATGCTCCCGGGGCCATTTTGAAATTGAAATTGGATGTGTTCTATCGGAACAACTTGCGCTGTACCTTCATGAAATTGAAAGGCGTACAAGGGAATTCGGAAGGTTTGAAACACCGGTTCAGAAGATTCCTTGTATTTCGCGTCTTTCATGCGTTGTTCAAGCCACGGCACGCGAGTGAACGTCGTTGGTCGGAGGTTGGGTACCGGCATCAAGGACGACAAAGGGATGGAAAACTTGCTGCCTTTCTCGCTCATAAGCTGAATCGTTACATCCGGTGCGGATCGATATCCGTTTTGGTTTCTGTACAGGTTGGCCAGTGAAAATGTAATGGACTGGGGTCCGGGTAATCCGCTGTAATGCCACTGTAACTTCGTCCTCTCTGAAAGCTCAACAGTATAGGAACCTGCCGATTTCCATTCCAGAACAACGCCGCGCGTACCTTTGGATTTGCGATCACGGTTCAACGCTTCTTCTTCCTGCCATTTCATTCCCGGATCGGCTGAAGCGCTGGCTTGTCCTCCGGCTAACATCGTGGTCTTGTTCCGATCCTCGTCGTATCTGGCCAAAGCCTGTATGCCTCCGTCTTCATAACGATTCACATACGTGGCTTTCGGCAGCCAATGCAACGCATGTCGGTAATCTTGAAACATGGACTTATAGACCGTGTTATCCAACAAAGTATGCTCGAGAAAAGCGCTGACATACACCTTCGCCACATGCTGTTGGTCTTGCGCTTTCAGCATCCCTTTCCGGCTTAGCAGGATCCCGTCGGGCATACTGTTGTCCATGGAACCCCATGCCGTGTTAAATTGGCTGTGGTTAGCTTCGGCGATGTACAGAGAGCTTTTGAAAGAACCGGAACCGGAACTGTAACTGCTCCTGTTATATTGCTCGTCCCCGTTAAAGTTGTTGACGTCGCCGTCCATCGCCCCCTGCAAAGTTAAGTAGGATGTGTTATGAAGCCTCGCAGCCGTATGATCTACGGTGGTGTCGGTAGGAGCAATGGCAACAACAGATTGTATATTTATTTCTTGCAACAAGTCCTTCAAACTCTCATCTTTAGCAAACCACCGCGACGCATCCGCCGCCATCGCAGCCGCCTGACCGCCTCGGGAATGTCCCAGGAGAGCGATTCGATTCATATCCACTTTGTTCTGCAGAACCGAACCTTCGGTACGATCTTGCTCACGGATCATCTGAAGATGCTTCAGAAGCATCCACGCGCGAACTTTCATATCCTGCTTCGGTATACCGGACCACACGGAATAGTTGAGGAAATTCTCATCAACGGAGATGGCCATGATTCCTCTGGAAGCCAGAAGCTCGCCTAAATAGCCGTAGCCCCCGTCGGAAAACTGCTCCATTAAATGGTTGCCGTGCACCATAAGCACTAAAGGAAATGGCCCTTCCCCCTCAGGCAGCCAGACCCGGCCGTTCACGGGCAGAGCCCGCTGGTCGAAGCCCCAAAACCATTGCTTCCACCGGTTCCACTTGGCAATGTAGGCCGAGGCATCGACCGAGGAGGTCACGAAATCGGCATCTTGCGCGAACGCGTCGCGATGCCGGTCATGGCCGCTGCCGTACGTATAGTACCGGTAGCGGAACGGCCCCGGCGCCGCCGGGTCGGCGGCCGTCAGCTGGCCGGGCGCGCCGATGCCGTTGGCGGTGTCCGCATCGGCATTGGCATCGGCGCTGGCGTCGGCGCGATCGGCCGCGGGCGCGTCTCCGCCGGCGCGCCCCGTGATACCGGCCTGCGCCAGCCAGGCCGGCACAGCCGCTGACGGCGCCAGCCACGCCGTCAGCACCAGCGCCGCCGAAAGCGCGGCTGCCGCCGCTTTCGCGGGCGCGGGCAGGCGGCGGCTGAGCAGAAGCGCCGCCCCCAGCCCCAGCAGCTCGCCGGCCAGCGTGACGGCGAGCGCTACGACCGCGGCCTCGAGCTCGCCGAGGTCCGCGACCTGGAACACGGTATACGTGACCGCGGCCGTATACAGCAGGAACCCCGTGTGAAACCGGGGCACGGGGATATAGAGAATCGACAGCAGAAAGGCGATGACATAGGCGGCAAGTACGCTGGCTAAGCCGTTTAATACAAGAATGACTGCAACATCAATACCTGCGCCAAAGCCTGTCGGCATGCCCAAGACAGCGCACCCCATGACAACACAGCTGACTAACCAGAGCACAACGGAAACTACCCGCCACAGCCGGTAATCATAAGCAGGCATCTTCTCCGTACGGGAGAACAACCAGTCCGCAAAGCGGGTCAACGGCTTGCGTTCAAGCTGAAATAATTGCATCTATGTTCGCTCCTAATATGGATGTATGACCAAGTAAGTTAACCTCTTTTCATTATAGGGATGGGGACCGTGTTAATAAAGACCAAATGTTGTAAACTAGGAATATGAGCCTTCAGGCAAGAACCACTATGTACACCAGATGAAAGGTAAGACTATGCATAAACCCACTGCTCGTTTTCTGTTACCTGTTCCGGAACAGCCCATTCCTTTATATTTAGACAGCGCCGGATTCAATGAATTCCAGGAAAGCATCTCCCGTCCGGACGGTTATCCGTGCTACCACTGGCTGCAAACGGTCGCAGGGGCGGGACGCATCCGCATGGAGTCCAACCAGTACATCCTGCCTCCTCAACATGGTTTATTACTGTTGCCGGGCGTTCCGCATCGTTATGAAGCGGTGGACACCGAATGGTCCACCTATTACCTCACCTTTGACGGAGCCATGGTAAACGAAATTGCTAACACAATCGGTCTCAGGTTCTCTTCCATTTATCACTGGCCCGAGGACAGCAGCTTCCGCACCCTGCTTGCATCCGTTGTGGAAAATTGCTCCAAGAATCAGGACATTACCGGCCTTGATCATTCCATGGATGTGTACCGGTTTCTGATTGAACTCAAGAAGCATGGCAAAGTGGACAACCAGCCCTCCCTTCACAGTCTGAAGGAACGCTTGTTGCCTTTGTTGCAATACCTGGATTCCGAATATCGCGACCCGGATGTGGAAATGAGCGACATGGCTCATGTCATGCAGCTTTCCTCAAGACAGCTCAATACGCTGTTTCGCAAAGCGTTCGGGTACACGCCTTACCAATACTTGATCTCATTGCGCCTGCTGAAAGCTAAACAGTTCCTCATTATGGATCGCAATCTTACCGTTGCCAATATTTCGTCAATGGTCGGGTTTCGCGAACCGAGTCATTTCATCTCCACTTTTCGTAAATCCGAAGGGATGACACCGGAAAAATTCAGAGCGATGCACGGAAGCCCGGGGTTATAAACTCCCGGGCTTCTCTGTTATGGCTCTTACATGGTCGCGGTAATGATTCGGCGTCGTGCCTGTTATATTCTTGAACACGCGATTGAAATGCCGGATGTTGCTGAAGCCGGTTCGTTCCGCAATAACGGCAATCTTCTCATTCGAATAAGCTAGCCTCTTCTTGGCATCATCCACACGCATGTCGGTCCAGTATTCCACGAATGATTTCCCCGTGCGTTGTTTAAACAGCGTGCTGAAGTATGCCGGATTCAAATATACTTGGTCCGCCACTTCTTTAAGGGTTACCGGTTCCTGGTAGTGCCGGGCCAAATATTCAATCGCTTTATGAATCGGATCGTTATCGGTTTTTCCGTGACTCTCCGCCACACAGCGGGTCAACTGACCGAGCGTTTCTCTGCATGCGTCAATCAGCTCTGATCTGGCGGTAATCGCACAGATCTCGAACAGTAAAGCTTGAATATTCTTCTCGCCCAACCACTGCTTCCCGATACCCAGTTTCTCGGCAAGTTCATAATAATACAACAACAATTTACAAATTTGTTGTTGTATGACCTCGGGATTTTTCGCGTGTTGACATAATTCCGTGATGACCTGTTGGACTCTTCTTTCCGTTTCTTCCGTTTTCCCTTCATGAATGGACGCTTCTAATGATTCCCAGGACCACGGTTTCACTTCCGGTGCCAGCTCCTCCTTCATCGCCGTAGAATCATAACGCAGAACCCGGTCGCCTCCCAGAATCAGTCGGTATAACAGCGCGATCTTGGCTTCATTAAACGACCTTGAAATGTCATGGATTCCCTGAACCGTCCGTCCGATGCCGATCGTTACTGTCAGACTGGACAAGGAAATCATTCGCCTGCGAATTCCCTCGGCCAGTTCCGAGACCATGTCCTCCGATGAATGAATCTCTTGCAGGTTCAGCAGGGCGACAACTTCCGTCTCCGACAGGATAAAGCAGAACCCCGTCGTTCGTTGGTTTAGCAGTTCCTGCACAACCTGTTGAATATACAGCTGAAATAAGGAGGGATCCGCTTGGTTGTAGCGGTCTTGATGCACCGAGTCTTTATCCAGTTTAATGATCATGCAGGAGAAGAAAGGAAGATCCAAGTGGACTCCGATACGATCCAATAGTTCCATATCGCGTTCTGTGACATATCCGCGGAGCAAGCCTGTCACCAGATGCTCGCTTGCATGCTGACGCATCTGCTTCTCGTCTTTAGGCTGGGCTTGCGTTTCCGGATCAATACCCGCATGCCTTGTCCCGGACGTTCTCGTCTCCTGCAACAATTCCTGCTTTAACTTCCCCAAGGTATTAAACAATTCTTCCCGTTCCACCGGTTTCATTAAATAGTCCCGCACACCGTTGCGCAATGACTGTTGCATATAGCTGAAGTCATCATATCCGCTCAGAACAATGATTAACACTTCAGGAAATCGTTCTTTTACGATTTGCTGAAGCTGTACGCCGTCCATTCTAGGCATACGAATATCGGTTAATACCACGTCCGGCCGACGTTCCTCCACCATCTGCAGCGCTTCATACCCGTCGGCGGCTTCGCCAACGATTTCCCATTCGAGGCCCAGAGAAGAGTTAATCATTAAGCTCAACCCTTTACGAAATATAGCCTCATCATCAACGATCAGAATGCGATGCATCTGTCGGCACCTCCTTTCTATCCCTGTATGGATGCTTAGCAGGCATAGTAACCGTCACTTTCATGCCCTGATAAGGCATGCTCTCAAACGTAAGCCCGTACGGTTCACCATAATGCAGCCGGATCCGGCGGTGAACGTTTAACAGTCCGTTTCCTGTCGTTTCGCCCAGTTCCTTCTGTGTCAAACGCATGCGCAACTGTTCCAGCTCCTGAATAGGCATCCCTATGCCGTCATCCGCCACAGTTATAATGAGTCTTTCGTCAATTTCCTGGCAGGTTAAGCGGATGGCACCGATGCCAACACCCTTATCCAGTCCGTGATTAATCGCATTCTCGACGAGAGGCTGGATCATCAGCGGGATGACCTGGCAGTCCAACACTTGATCGCCGGCTTCAAGCTCGAAGGAAATCCGATCTTGGTACCTCATCTTCTGAATGGTCATATACCCTTTCACATGCCCGATTTCGTCCTTTAACGTTACGATTTCTTTACGCCCGCTAAGCGAATATCTTAACAGCCGGCTTAGGTTATTGGCCATCGTGACAATTTCACGGTTCCCTTCCACTTCGGCGTACATGGATATAGATCCTAACGTGTTATAGAGAAAATGAGGGTTAATTTTGCTTTGCAACGCCGCAATCTGCGCATCTTTTTCCCTGATTTCGGTTTCGTACAACAGATAGCCGAGCTCGTTCAATTGAGATACCATTAGATTAAAAGCATTTCCCAGCTGGCCTACCTCGTCCCCGCTTTTTACCGGAAAGGATACTTTTAACTCCCCGTGCTCCACCTTCCGCATCAACGAACGCAATTTTCGTAAGGGCATCGTAATCCGGAAAGCGATTACCACCGTTAAGAGCACGGCCAGACTTATACATAACGTTCCGATCAAAAGAATAAAGTTACGTACGACAACACTGTCTTTCGTCAACTCCGTAACCGGGACTACCCCCACCGTTGTCCATTCCGTTACTTCTGAGTTGATATGCGCCACTAACAAGCTTTGACCGCCGATGTTTTTGTGAGCAACCCCTTCACCCCGGGTATCTTTCAGCGCAAGCTCCGGGTAGACCTCGGTCCTCTCTTTGCGTATGACCAAATCACCGGCACGGTCCGCGATATATAGAGATTCTTTACTGCCCAGACTCACTTGAGAGAGGATGTTCCTTACAGCCGTCGGATCAATATCAATGACGATATAACCCAGAGTCTTTCCGCTGTCAAAATTACGCAATTCTCTCGCAATCGAGAATACTTTATAGACGGAACCGCTGGTCGATTTCACTTCATGTGTCGTGATGAACGTCGGCTTGCCGAATCGGCCTTTAGCCTGCTCCAACCACTCGGTATTGTCATCCAGCTTATAGGTTGTAATGTATTGACTTTCGGGCAAAACCACGTAAGAGGCTCCCCGTTCTCCATAAAGAGACACCCCCATAATATCGACGCGACCGTTCAGAAACACCTTGGAAACAAAGTTGTTTAACTGCTCAATCTCCTCTAGAGCCAATGGTTCTCCTTCCTTGCGGTCCGAACCCAGGTATTCCAGAATTTCTTGATATTGGTAAGGCATCAGCGACAACCGGTTCAGTTCATTCATATACGTATCAATATTTAAAGTGACTTGCTTTAACGCCTGCAATTGATAACGCCCAACCTGCGCTTCCAACTTATCCGAGAAAGAGGAGAAGGCGACTACGCCGGTTATACCAAGCGGCAGCACAATCAACGCGATATTAATGACAATGAGCTTGCGGGCCAGCTCCAGATCTTTAAACCATTGGCGTAATCCGCCCCTTCGTCTCATAGTAACCACCTTACTTCAAGAGCTCCAAATTGATGAGTTTTACCGCTTTCTGCAACGTCTCTTCCGGCGTCTGCTGTGCGTAGATCATCTTCTCGAATTGTCGGATCATCAGCTCAACCAGCGCCCACTGTTTCGTGTGTTTAGGCCAGTACGCGACCGTATTGGCTGCTGCGGCGTAATCGCTCCGATATTTCAGTTCCTGAAAGGATGCTTCTTGCAACACCGAAGTTCGGCTCGGAACATGGCCCGCTTCTGACCATTTGGCGCCGTGATCAATCATCCAACGTGTAAAAATCATCGAAGCATCTCGTTTGGCCTCAGATATTTCATGACGCGCGGGCAAAGCCAACGTATGAGAATCCCCCCATGAAGCAGGCTTATCATATAGTGTCGGTAAGGGAACCACACCGAAATCCAGCTCTTCCACATGTTCCAGCGCGCCTGTAGCCCACATTCCGGTTATAAACACCGCTGCCTTGCCGTCATAAAACTGCTTGAACGCATCATTAATCCCTGCTGGAACCAAGCCTGTTCTGTACAAGTCATTCACATAATGCAGCGCGGTTTCAGCAGCTTTGTTATCGATGATCGCTTTCGTTCCTTCCGGATTAAAGAATACTCCCCCGCCTTGAATCTGATTGTACAGACTCCACCACAGCCAGACGGAATCGATCCGAGTGCTCGGTTGCGTTAATGGCGCCACGTCGGCCGGAACGTTTTGCTTAATCTTCTTCAAAAAAGCTGTGAATCCCTGAGTACCGGGGGCAATCACAGGTTTACCCCCGGCGTCCAGTACTCCCGCTTGTTTTAGATACGATTTGTTATAATACATGACTAACGCATGGGTATCCAGTGGAACGGCATAGGGCTTACCGTTAAATTCAGTTGATTTGCGAACCGCTTGGCCAAACTGATCCCAGCTTAACCCGACCTGCCTAGCGGGTTCGGTCAGTTCCTCTATATATCCGTTCTGAACAAATTGCGGCAAACTGGAAGCGTGGATCACGGCCACATCCGGGGCATTGCCCGACAAGATGGCGGTCCGCAGCCTGGAATAATAATCGTCCAACCGCGAATTCCGTTGCACCACCTGAATTCCCTGATGCTCTTTGTTAAATTGATCCACCATCTGCGTCATGAATAAATTGTCTCCGCCACTGAAGGGTGTCCAGTAGTCCAGACGCACTTCTTGTTGCGGTTCGGGCAGAGAATCCCGGGGCTCTCCGTCTTGTTGTTCACATCCTGCCAGAACCGTTACTGAAACACACAACACAAACAACATTATTTTGACACTATACTTCATATGATTTAATCCCGATAAGGCAATCATACCCGCGCCTCCCTCGGCTTTATTTACTCACATCCATATAATCCATATGAACGGAGTGTTTGGCATGTTCAAGTATAATCTCGTTCGGACCGGAGTTCAATTCAACTTCCAATTCATGGATAAGGTGCTGGTTCCGCTTTGTACTCTGCAAATTAAGTTCATAGTCTTTACCGTTAACTGAAACCTGCACATTAGCTTTCCCTCCGGAACTATTGGCGGCTGCAATGCGGAGTACATATGTCCCTGCAACAGGTACGCATACGTTGCTGAAGTTTATAGATGATGCTTTATCTGCCGGCAAGACCGCAATACCCGTGCCCGAAGCATAAGGATTTTCCTCCGTCTCCGCGTCTCCCTTGCCTTGAGCATCCTCGGCTTCGTACCTTGGAAATTCGACAGCTTCAACCTTTACGCCGGCAGGCAATCCATCCAGTATGAGGTCATTCAAACCATTGCCCATCTTCACCGAGACATAAGCGAAGCCCTTACCGTCCGTCTCAACGGAAGGTAACGACACTTGGGCAAAAGGCTGATCTTGAATACCAACATTCAATAAGGCATCTTTGCCCGTGTTGTTCGTGTAATGGATCAGCGTGGATATATTCGTTTCCACGGACGAAGGAACAGATTCGATTACAAGGGTTTCAGGCGATTCCTCTTGCGCAACCGGACGATACAAGCCTGTGCCGGATGGTACATGAATCGCGGTACGCAGTGACAAAGGTTCTCCAAATAAAGGATTCCCATTCTCATCCCATGTTACTTTCGCCGCTCTCGCTTTACGGTTGTTCCAGCCGTCGTCCTCCCTGCTTGTAGCGTGATACACGATCCATAGCTCCCTCCCGTCAGGAGATGACGTGAATGAATTATGGCCGGGTCCGTACACGCTTGCTTTCGCATTCATGGTCATCAGCGGCTTCTCTGCCTTGACCCAATCGGCGGCTGACAGCGGATCGCCGTTTTCTTTCAGGCTGAGCATACCCAAGCTGTAATAGGGGGTCCAACTGCCTGCACCGGAATAGACGATATGCACCCGGTCTTCATGATGAAGAATGGATTGCCCTTCCTGGATAAACGGCGGTCCTCCTGCCTGTTCCCAATCCATATCAGGCGTTGATAAGCGCACCCGCTCGCCGCTGATGGTTAAAGGATCGCTCATAGGCGCGATATAGGTGTTCTGTCGCTCATTCACGTCACCCTCCCATCCAGACCATACAAAATACAGCTTCTCCTTATATTCCATCACCAACCCGTCAATGGCCCATTTATCGCTGGCATCCCCAATCTGACCTTTAAACGTGTAAGCTCCCATCGGATCTTCGGTGTCGGCTTGCAGCGCGAACATGCGGTGATTTTCATTTAATCCGTCGTCGGCAGCGAAGTAAATATACCATTTCCCTTGAATCCATTGAATTTCCGGCGCCCAAAGCTCAGCAGAATAGGCTGTTCCCACATCGGGGAGCCAGACGATTTTCCGCTGTGCCTGCTTAAAGTCGATCGTTCTTGATTTCAGCACCATAATGTCCGTTCCGTTATGCGTGAAGGTCATATAATAATAGCCGTCTTTATAAACCACACTCGGATCCGGCGTATCCATGGGGCTGAGCGTATTCTTGAACGTCCCTCCGTGTCCGTTATACTCGCTTTGTGCAGCACCGGTCTCTTGATTGTTCATATATGAAAACCCCCAGATTATAATAGAAATTAACAATGCGGCACCAAGCGTAATCATTACTATTTTGCGTACAGAAGATGTCATGGCAGGCTCCTTAATCGTTCCTTTGGAATACGGCAGAAAGAGACCCAAAGGTCTCTTCAAGGCAACATATACGAATACAGAAATTACTTCACACCGGCTTGCGTAATCGCTTTAACGAAGGAGCGCTGCCCCACGATGAACACGATCATAACCGGTAACGTAGCAATCACAGTCATCGACATCAACTTACCATAGGCTTGCGTATAACTTCCTTGGGCCATCATGGCGATCCCCGCTGTAATCGTCCGCATCTCGGGAGATGTAGTTGCATAGAGCGGCCACACGAAATCGTTATAAATACTCATAAATGTGAAGATTCCCAAAGTAACCATGATGGAAACGGATGCGGGCAACAGAATTCGGGAATAAATATGCCACTTGTTCGCACCGTCGATCCGCGCGGCTTCCTCAATCTCTTTTGGAAACGAGGAGAAGAACTGATAAAGCAGGAACACGCCGAAAGCCCCCGCCGAATAGGGCAAAATCAAAGCATAATACGTATTGATCCAACCGAGCGAGTTAAACTCCATATACATGGGCAAGAAAGTTAGAATTCCAGGGATCATCATAGATCCGACGAAAACAGAGAACAGCACTTTGCGTAAAGGCAAATCATGAAGTCTGGCTAAAGCATAGGACGCCATGGAGCTGAACAGCAGAACGATACCGGTCCCCGCCAAACCTACAAACAGCGAGTTGGTAATCCAGCGCACAATCGGCACGTTCATTAACTCTCCGTTTAAACCTTCAATATAGTTATCCAGCGTCGGCTTCTTCGGGATGAAATTCATCTGTCCGGCCAGGGCTTCAAAGTCATTCTTGAAGGAGGTCGAGAGCATCCAGATCAACGGCATCAAAAACAGGATGGCAATAAACACCGCCAGGAGTGTAAGCACGAACTTTCTCATTTAAGCACCCTCCTTCCGGCCGTAAGCCAACCGATATTGAATGACAGAAACAATCATAATCAAGATCGCCATCAGAATCGCCATCGCTGAAGCGGAACCGATTTCCTTGCCTTTAAACGCCTGATCAAGGACATTCATCAACAGCACCTTCGTGCTGTCTCCCGGCCCGCCGCGGGTCAACAGAAACGGCTGCGCATAAACATTAAATGAAGCAATCGTGGATGTAATGAGAATGAACAGCATGACCGGACGAATCGAGGGCAAGGTGATGCTTGTGAATTTATGCCAAGCGTTCGCTCCGTCGATTGAGGCCGCTTCATAATAATCCTCTGGCACTTCATTTAATGCGTTGATGAAGATAACCATATTAAAACCGATGGTCCACCACAGGGTGGTCATGACAAGAGATACCCACACCCATGGCAATCCCGTCAGCCACGGCACGGGGTCCATGCCCCATTTGGCCAGTAAAGTATTAAGGAATCCCGCATTTGTATCGAACATCATCAACCAGATGACAGCCATAACGGAACCGGAGATCGCGTAAGGCATGAAGTAAAAGGTTCTGAACAAACCGCGAACGCGGCCCGGAAGCTGATTAACCAGCATCGCCAGCGCTAATCCGACCAATACCAGCAGGGGAACTGAATATAAGACGAATTGAATAGTGGTCCATAAGCCTTTGAAAAACTGTTGGTTTAAGTAGGAGCCGGGCGTGAAAATTTTGACATAATGAGCCAAGCCTACAAACTCGTGGTTTTCCGACAGGAGTTCAAAATTATGAAGGGATATATACACACCGTACAGAATCGGGAACAACAAGAATGCGCAAAAACAGATGA
Protein-coding sequences here:
- a CDS encoding ABC transporter substrate-binding protein gives rise to the protein MIALSGLNHMKYSVKIMLFVLCVSVTVLAGCEQQDGEPRDSLPEPQQEVRLDYWTPFSGGDNLFMTQMVDQFNKEHQGIQVVQRNSRLDDYYSRLRTAILSGNAPDVAVIHASSLPQFVQNGYIEELTEPARQVGLSWDQFGQAVRKSTEFNGKPYAVPLDTHALVMYYNKSYLKQAGVLDAGGKPVIAPGTQGFTAFLKKIKQNVPADVAPLTQPSTRIDSVWLWWSLYNQIQGGGVFFNPEGTKAIIDNKAAETALHYVNDLYRTGLVPAGINDAFKQFYDGKAAVFITGMWATGALEHVEELDFGVVPLPTLYDKPASWGDSHTLALPARHEISEAKRDASMIFTRWMIDHGAKWSEAGHVPSRTSVLQEASFQELKYRSDYAAAANTVAYWPKHTKQWALVELMIRQFEKMIYAQQTPEETLQKAVKLINLELLK
- a CDS encoding family 43 glycosylhydrolase, whose translation is MNNQETGAAQSEYNGHGGTFKNTLSPMDTPDPSVVYKDGYYYMTFTHNGTDIMVLKSRTIDFKQAQRKIVWLPDVGTAYSAELWAPEIQWIQGKWYIYFAADDGLNENHRMFALQADTEDPMGAYTFKGQIGDASDKWAIDGLVMEYKEKLYFVWSGWEGDVNERQNTYIAPMSDPLTISGERVRLSTPDMDWEQAGGPPFIQEGQSILHHEDRVHIVYSGAGSWTPYYSLGMLSLKENGDPLSAADWVKAEKPLMTMNAKASVYGPGHNSFTSSPDGRELWIVYHATSREDDGWNNRKARAAKVTWDENGNPLFGEPLSLRTAIHVPSGTGLYRPVAQEESPETLVIESVPSSVETNISTLIHYTNNTGKDALLNVGIQDQPFAQVSLPSVETDGKGFAYVSVKMGNGLNDLILDGLPAGVKVEAVEFPRYEAEDAQGKGDAETEENPYASGTGIAVLPADKASSINFSNVCVPVAGTYVLRIAAANSSGGKANVQVSVNGKDYELNLQSTKRNQHLIHELEVELNSGPNEIILEHAKHSVHMDYMDVSK
- a CDS encoding carbohydrate ABC transporter permease, with translation MRKFVLTLLAVFIAILFLMPLIWMLSTSFKNDFEALAGQMNFIPKKPTLDNYIEGLNGELMNVPIVRWITNSLFVGLAGTGIVLLFSSMASYALARLHDLPLRKVLFSVFVGSMMIPGILTFLPMYMEFNSLGWINTYYALILPYSAGAFGVFLLYQFFSSFPKEIEEAARIDGANKWHIYSRILLPASVSIMVTLGIFTFMSIYNDFVWPLYATTSPEMRTITAGIAMMAQGSYTQAYGKLMSMTVIATLPVMIVFIVGQRSFVKAITQAGVK
- a CDS encoding carbohydrate ABC transporter permease, which gives rise to MLKSTWQSKLTSSLFVLPYFICFCAFLLFPILYGVYISLHNFELLSENHEFVGLAHYVKIFTPGSYLNQQFFKGLWTTIQFVLYSVPLLVLVGLALAMLVNQLPGRVRGLFRTFYFMPYAISGSVMAVIWLMMFDTNAGFLNTLLAKWGMDPVPWLTGLPWVWVSLVMTTLWWTIGFNMVIFINALNEVPEDYYEAASIDGANAWHKFTSITLPSIRPVMLFILITSTIASFNVYAQPFLLTRGGPGDSTKVLLMNVLDQAFKGKEIGSASAMAILMAILIMIVSVIQYRLAYGRKEGA